In Candidatus Abyssobacteria bacterium SURF_5, the genomic stretch CGGTGACCACCGCAACATTTTCTATGCCGTCGCCTACAGCGGAGAAGGCACCGTCCTCACACAGGTCGCCGGAAAAATCATCAATCACCTCTACCGAAAGGAAGAAAACCGCCTCACGCGCCTGTTCCTCGTCAACAAGCCGATCCCGCGCGTCTGGCCCGAGCCCTTCCGCTATCTCGGCATCCTCGGCTACAAGTTCTACTATAAGCACTACGGCCGCCGCCCGCGACGGTAAAGAAGCATGCTGCGTAGATGACGCAGATTCGCATCGCGTGAAGCGCGTGACCTCGCTACGCTCAGCGGTCGTTCGACTATGATGGTACCGCGCCCTGGCGGGATCATGCCGCGGCGACACTCCGCAAAATACTTCTGCAAAATACTTCTTGACATCACGGGGTGAGCGTGGTAGACTTCTTCTAGAGTAAGGCTCTTGTAAACAAAAACGAACTAGCAAATCGGTTTAGGTCCATAGGAGTTTTGAATCGCTCTTATGGGCTTTTTTGTTTCTGTGCGCACTGCTCAATTCTGACGAAGGAGGTGAATGTGAATGCCGGAAGGAACCGTGAAGTGGTTTAACGACCGCAAGGGTTTTGGTTTCATTACCCAGGATAACGGGCCAGACGTTTTCGTGCACCACGAGGCCATCAAAGGTAGTGGTTTCAAATCTCTTGCTGAGAACGACCGCGTCCGTTTCGAGACGCTTAGCGGCCCGAAAGGGCTGAAAGCGGAGAACGTCGAGAAACTGTAAGTTTTCATTTTTATAGTTTATCTACGCAAGCCCCGCATCGATCAATCGGTTGATGCGGGGTTCCTTTATTTTCAACGGCTGCGATGAGAGACGAATTAAATTCATCTTCCCCAAGCCCCCTGGCT encodes the following:
- a CDS encoding cold-shock protein; the protein is MPEGTVKWFNDRKGFGFITQDNGPDVFVHHEAIKGSGFKSLAENDRVRFETLSGPKGLKAENVEKL